The window TCCATAATAATTATGCTAAAAGAACTCCTATGCCTAACTGATAAATATTTGTCACAAGTAGTTTCTTCAAGATTGTAAAAAACGCTTAGATACGTATTGTCTATTCATCCATTATCATCTTACGAATAACATTATTCCGATACTATATCAATGCTTGATCTCGTGCTTTAAGCTCACAATTGTTTAATggttaaaaaatgattttctatAAGGCTATCCAAGTGATGATAACAGGAAATAAGAAATGATACTTTAACGTGAAATCCGTAGCTAGAGAGAAAACAAACTGCCAAATTCTCATCTCCAACATTCCCATCCCATTAGGGGCATCACAGAGGCCTGAGTCAGGCACTAAAGGCATAGGTCTATTTTTTGACAAGCGTAAAAAGAAGATACCTAATAACTGTATCAACTAGACCACCCTTTCCGTAAATCTTATTCTGAAAAgtagttttacataatattaatcattacaATGAACATTTTCCAGGAAATATATTCCCGTTGGATACCACGGACGATCAAGCTCCATTATTATATCTGGCACACCAATCACACGTCCACTTGGCCAGACACTTCCAGTCGAAGGTAAGATTAAAGTAATTTTTGCGAGTCCTTCATATCCACAAACACAATTTTCGGGTGAATTCTTCTGTTTTCGTTGACCAATTCTGTTCGATAATGAAACGATTGTAACATTCTTCATGCATATTTTACAGGAGCAGAACCGCACTTCGGTCCCTGTCGGCTGATGGATTTCGAGCTCGAAATGGCTTGCTTTGTTGGCGGGCCCCCGACAGCGCTGGGCGAAAGAGTTACTGCCAAACAGGCAGAGGAACGTATCTTCGGATTTGTTCTCATGAATGACTGGAGTGGTTTGTTTTTGatctgtttttaaataaatttgtttGATAGAGTTTTCAACACCATAATAATGGTGTTCATGGAATATCTTCCAATGTGGTTTATCGTCTAGATTCCAGATTATATAAACATATCTGACGATTTAACCTCACCACTGAAATTATTTGCAAGCTATCTGTCTTTCTTACAGCCATCTCCAGGTGATCTTGGCTAAAATTTTCGTTCCGTATCATAACATCTTTATCtggtaggtactagcttatgctcgcgacttcgtccgcgtggactacataaatttcaaacccctatttcacccccttaggggttgaattttcaagaatcctttcttaacggatgcctacgtcataatagctatctgcatgccaaattttagcctgatccgtccagtagtttgagctgtgcgttgatagatcagtcagtcagtcagtcagtcagtcactttttccttctatatatttagataactgtCAGAAACTGAtctgtgtaagaaaaacgtattcatcgttatcgtaataattgtcaacaaattctggcctttgattggttgattcgctgtttacattttttcatagTCAATcaaaagggcagaatttgttgacgattatggtaacgatgaatacgttttctTGCACAATGTAGGCTGTTTTACGAttgaaacttaaaattaaagaattttttcTTTTAGCGCGTGATATCCAGAAATGGGAGTACATTCCACTTGGTCCGTTCACCGCAAAGAATCTGGGAACCTCCATATCGCCGTGGGTCGTCACCGTGGAGGCACTCCGCCCGTACCTAGTGGACAACTATCCACAAGACCCTGTGCCATTACCATATTTGCGACATGATGACAAATTTAACTTTGACATCAAGCTAGAGGTGGATTTAAAATGTAAGTTTTGTTacggaacattttttttttaatttatagactagtgcttggctgcaatcagacctggtggcaagtgatgatgtagcctaagatggagcgcgctttcctagaagatgcctattcactcttgacttgaaggtaccccaTATTATAATACCATACCCATCTTTTCTGGAAGTAACATAATGTATAGAATATATTTGGTTCTTACTTTATTAAATGTTACATTGGCTAATAAGCTGGACAGCCCTAGCTGGAGGTGCTGGGATCGTGCACATGTGAGGGTAGGAGGTTATCCCTGGCATTATAAATAGGATATGCTAAGTTCGTAGTAAGCACTaagaccagccatacacggacagcttgaagcagtcaggatggactgcttcaagctgcggctgcgtattgaactacagacttctacgtacgtacatacacgaaccgctcaagcagttgcaactgcttcgggcggttgggtggtcaagcagtcgccaggcatacactgactgctcgagctgtcgaccgctctcgcgcagttacctccgcccgcgctcctcattccacgtcacgcacgcttcccgcccgcattgaaattgcttgaagcttgaagctgccatcaagcagttaagctaactgctcgatggcagcttcaagctgttgactctgactgcaagagcggtccgtgtatgttgatcactggctaaccgctcgagcagtccgtgtatggtCGGCCTAACAGTTAAGTAACTGATGGTTTGTATGATTTATGTAAAactacctattaatttttattttatctatccTAATTCTTTTGAATAGTCAGAAGTCTGTCGGTTGGTAATGAAAGGGCCTtggtctagaatctagatattaCAACCTTCTCTACAAACATGAACAAGCAAAACATGATGTAACTAcgtatttccaaaaaaaaattaaattagttttatctATTTTGCTTTCAGCTGAAAAATCACCAGTGATAACAACTATAAGCCGCTCAAACTATCGATTCTTGTACTGGACCGCTAAGCAACAATTGGCCCAGCAGACTATAACTGGTTGCAATTTGCGTCCTGGAGACTTACTTGGGTCTGGTACAATCAGTGGCGATGTaagtctaaaaaaatatattcatatCATAAGACTCATATTACACATtactaaaaaaaccgacttccaaaaccactacaaagtaagtaaaaaataacttttgtttctacacgtgtataaTCCTACCAGCCAGAGGCGtgtttacctatggtgcagggtgtgcggcgcacacgggcgccgggcctaagggggcgccgagcgccctctaatgcgacacctccaaagatgcgtcgatgccggcgctctcaaagaccctgcgctcgtgttatggccgacgccgtcatcatttaaaatcatcatttaaaattgcaccttTTGCATCTGAATTTCCGTTCGAAAATATAACTATTAGTATTCGATTTTGACCCTGCTatactagagggcgccaggacGCCTCTGCTACCAGTATGTTGTACCAGTAcctatgttgaagtcgggcgagcttcgcGCTTTGATATCTAGttgcttttattatgctcgcccgacttcatacatacatgcacgtgtagaaacaaaagttattttttactttgtagtggttttggaagtcggttttttttaatattttattttattttaagatttttagtgCAAGATGTAGtcattgcttgatacctaaaatatcaattcaccaccaaaactttccaaatccacacggcttaggagtgaacacttcctgaatcttaataacttaggcgggcagtaaccctgcagcatcaggattgaggagttggatccagaaatttttatgggtccaccacggaaacatcttctgttgattaaaaaaattgtaaatcggtccagaaaccccgaaaaaatcggtgtacatacctacataaaaaaaagaaacgggctggctgaattgagaaccacctcctttttggaattcggttaaaaatggcATGGATTCGCTAAATATGTTCactaaaaaccttttattttcCAGAGTTCAGACTCCTACGGAAGCATGCTTGAACTAAGCTGGAAAGGTACAAAACCTCTCCGCTTGCAAAACGGCGAAGAGAGGAAATTTTTGCAAGATGGCGACACTGTCATCCTTCGAGGCTATTGCGTTAACGAGCTCGGCATACGCCTCGGATTCGGAAAATGCGAAGGCAAATTGCTCCCAGCATTACCCTACaaggaataataatatttttgtccaCTTTTGGGAACTTTTAACACCACTACATTAAGTTTTTATGTTTATCACTTAATAAGTTTGTGTCACTGCCATGTGTGTTTTGAAAagcaaaaattttatattttgttaacaataaatgtgtgattctatttttatttctttattggtCCTTTGAATCAGTcatatttattatgtactactacattatttttccttttgatacataaattatagtaaattactaaataattttaattacatatcaaaaattgcgtaaccggcaggaatcgaacctgcatcttctgggttcgcgcgcggtgaagtgtaggtaaaaccctaaaaaaaaatataaaaaatataaattatagggtttataacattgacttatatatcgTATCACTAGTTTATATAAGAAAAAAACATGATTCATAGCAACTATGTAAATTATTAGCATTAAATacccataaaaaatattaaatatcaaTATTGTTTTGGTTGCAGTACAAAGTGCTACCACTGCTCCTCTTTTCGGTCGATCTGTACGTTACAATGACTGATAGATTCTGATagattacagtgcgacaaagctctcttggcacttcaatgacattgacaagggggcgctgttggtgaACAACCATAGAGATATAATACTCCATACATCCAAGTAATACTCGTGAGTCGTGAataacaaaggcttagaatattcaaacaagaacaaaagggacacttgacggcaacgttagttccgatggttccgattttcgccatgcGCCAAGATAGCCCTGTCGCACTGTATCGTTACCTACTTCGTGGATTACCGGGGCCGGGAGCCCGGACCGGATCGGACTGATGGAACACGGTTATCCCTGAGAACCATagacaaaataggtacctactgtgcaaaaaaaaactattttaaaatttaaaaatcgtggCAAAAAGGGGGCcttttaaattaggtacctacctaattattgttTTGTGATTTACTTTGAGGGAACCACAATGTTCCCTAGTTTCAGGATATTTTTTTCCTAATTCATGCAGctatacaataaattattaggtaggtacctacctactttgcgTTAAAATTTGGAAGAACCAGTAATTTtaagggttattcccgttgagtcacacccccgtgtgtaaaaGACTAAACATGTTTgtagtgaatttttttttaaataatattaatagctacttaattaaatatttaactaaGAGTATTGCATAAATACATTTAAAATCTGTACCTAAATCaggacatattttttttgtaaaatgtaaattatatCATCATCGCCTaataaaagaattagcaaatgtatttatattttaactcaaggttaaaattgttaaaattaaactacagtagttacctacctatgaagAAATCAAGTTATAAATCACGTCGTATcgataaaaaaaactactgcCTTCTAGTGCGTCTACCCAACCGGTTACAAAGGGCCAATGGGCCCTACTACTATGGCTCTCTGCGAAGGGTCTTTATTTTGTAGTTAGTTAGGTGTTTGTGTTCGTAAAATCTGACACAAAGAAActagtcttatttttttttctagttaCAATCTTCTGTCTGAGATTAAACAACATAAAATCACAAGAAAACAGCTTTATTACGAACAATTTTactgtatttttgtatttaaaatcaatttagGTAAATAATCTATTGATTCCtacctaaactagcggcacgctatgatggccggtttgacgtttgtccgctcatgaagttccgtattaattgataacgactttgaaggaaataattgtattactttattgacgatagtgatgtgcagagattcataaattttatcgaatgtagttttaggtttaggactcaaaatttatttattaaattgatttcttaaatgtatacaagtgtagaaaaatcagtttgcaccatttaaggggtgaatgtacttgtgaatatgaacaattttcactatgtggacaaacctctgaaatcgcaaaaaaatatcaataaatttttaaaaatggaatctaatacgatcgtcacataggatcgctggctagcacaactactacctccggcaaactcgcgtcaatgctcaatgcaaaacaaagcagtttcgaattgacgttgcttcgaaaagtataaactgtcagtgcaatgcgattgtgatatagttttgacctggctttggatttcaaatattgatactgcattactgttgacccttgctcgttaatttggactctgttcaagccctttgttgtggatttcgtcgatatgaccgaacgtacgcagagaactgttctaaatagtcagacacgtgagttcctaatacgccttcgtaactatttcgatcgtgaagctcaaaatggagggccaattttacctataacgtcagtggttgaacgcgtagctgatgcgcttaatattggacaacgaactgttagacggataactaaaaaaaaatatggcgagactggcacagaagaaaataaacttcacacaccaaaaaagagaaaacgagcaaaaccagtcgtaggcatcgatagctttgatgccgatgctatccgaagacatgtttacggctactatttacagaaggagtatccaacaagaaaaaagttggtgcattcactgaaggaagctggattattcttcggtggggaaagttctttaacgaagattttgaagaccattggatttcgatacaaaaaatgtaacaaacgcaaaatattgatggaaagatttgatatagcgatggcaaggtatacttttttacggcaagtgaaagaaatcaaaaattggcaaaatgttgtgttcttggatgaaacatggcttaatgctaaccatactgtaggccgttcttggaacgatgacacagcagcatctacttccaaagttcctgtaggaaaaggatcgcgacttataatttgtcacgccggaaccatcaacgggtttgtcgaaggttctctcatggcttttgcgtcaaaaaccactggagactatcatgaagacatgaatggagaaaagtttactgaatggtttacctcaatgttgtgtagcctccctgaaccatctattataattatggacaacgccccataccactcgatgcaaattgacaagccacctgcccaatcccaaaagaaagctgatatcgtcgcatggcttcgtaaaaatggcgtagatgcaaacatgaatatgttaaaagcggaattagtacgtcttttaaaagaaaacaaaccaaccaagatccgatacgtcattgacgaaatagcattagaacatgggcacagagttatacggttaccgccttaccattgtgagtataatgcgattgagttggtgtgggctcaaattaagggatatgctgcaagacacaatacagaacccccatttaccacaaaaaaaatgctaaaattattagaagaagcttgtgaacatgtgactaaaggagactgggaaaaggttgtgaatagaactgttaaattaataagggaagattatgaaagagatgtgaaaatagataatattatagaaaacgaacatataattattaatgtatgtgatgatagcagtgacgacagtgaaaatagtagtatggacgaatctgattaattatggccttttgtggcacctttttcggtatcttttgtattcatatgtttcttgtgtgcatataaagtatgtatattcattttcgttcaaatattcagttcgttcaaataaattaaataaacatatacatttttgttttattaaacctatttaatcaggtacaaaaacaaaacttaattgttttttgttcgagaataaattgacattccacatcactattgtaatgtgtcaaaccggccatcatagcgtgccgctagtgtaggtaggtatctacctatgaaataaaagtaagtaggtaacacGAACCTACCTTAAATTTAATATCGCCTTGTGGTATGGGTAATGGGTAGAAATATTATTCATGCAAACGGTCATGCGCCCTTCTCTTTCCAGTCcatgttataaataataatattagtctgtATGTTCACCATttcaacatacctacctactataataccTGCTATGctatataatatacaaagtaagtaggtatgcctaCTAAACCACCCTCAAGCGATACCTAGCcctgtgtaggtatattattatgttacgaGTAagtcatacataatatatgtatacacGATATAAAATGCATTCAGccgcaggtacctacctacctacttgtaaacgAAAGGATGGAATGAGGAATCTAATAAAAAGAAGACTGTCTGAATACatctattataatatctattgtCTCTGTGTGAGTGAGTCTGTGCATGTTGGGGAAAGAGATTGAAGTACTTTTTACACACCATACTTCCCACCCGACAATTTCATTATAAGGAAGAGGCCCGAGTTGGGTTGAAAATATgcaaacattaaaattaaaatcaatttcatCCTGAGCAATAAAAAAATGATGTGCACCACCAATCACACCGGTTGCAAAAGGCGCAAtcatttaaacttttacaattaaaTCAAAAGCATCTGTGCATCAAAAATCAATGCAGGTGTTTCATTTCAAGACGTCGACTAAATTCGCTGTACGctcaatattaaattatataaaatgacTAGCATAAGTCGACATAAAACCTTTTCACTTGGAATGTATAGACGTTAGCGTACAGTTTATAAAGTTGTATATATTTAATTACGGTATAATAAAGCATGCGGGGGGGCGAGGCGGCGCGCCGCGCTCTCATATTCCGTATATTGATTGTGTGCGAGGGGGCCGGGGCAAGGAGGGGGCCACGGCGTGCCCCACTCTGTTTTTTACGACACGGCTTTCTGTGtaacataataagtatttaaaaattttgtgAAATGTTTCGGTGTGATGTGTGAAAAATTGGGAAGTCGGAAAAGTGAATACGAGGTGAGAATTTTTCCGCTGCGATGATTTAATTCAGAATTTACATTTCGccgaatataatataaataaaattttatagctCTAAATTCCGTCGGCGGCGTACCTACAGTATTACACTGTCATACCGCGTACGTATAGTGTTTTTTACGGGCATCGTTCTAAAAATaagttgtaataattataattttatgtagcgGTCGCAGCAGAGACGGTTTTTTTTGTCgattttttctaattttctgTGTGGAAGTGAGTGATTCGTGTATTGATAGTGTGTGGTGGTGCAGATGCAGGGGCTGGTGAGCGACAAGACGTTCCACTTGAAGTGGAACAACCACCTGCAGAACCTCAGCCAGCTGTTCACGACCATCTACTCGTCGTCTGCGCTGGCCGATGTGACGCTCTCCTGCCGCGATGGCACCCTCAAGGCGCACAAGCTCGTGCTGTCGGCCTGCAGCCCCTACTTCGAGCAGATATTCAAGTGAGTTGATCGACCTCCGTGGACTATTACATTTCGAACTCTGATTCATAATACATAATTACCACGGCACTCGACGCACACTTCGAAATTTCAATTTCTATTTTCTTTACAGTTATTAAAAAAGTCGAATGAAAACCTACTCTTTTCCAAGTAATAGATAATTCAATACATTTCTGTTTTATAGAAATGTAATTTTTAGTAcatcattaataattttatctgGTTATGAagataagaataaaattaatgtccacttatgaataaatataacagataatttattattcaatttataaatgaTTGCTGATAAtattgttattacttattaccaaATTGGTAAGATGatgtatttgaaaaatatttctgCTGTGGTACTTATggcttaaattttaaattgctTTTTCTCAGCACAAAAATTAATGATTTAGTTTGTATAATAATTTGTGTTGTGTTGCTAACTAGAATGATCATAGTTTTTCATTGATTAATTTCTAACCTACCTAGGTACGTTGTCATTATTATTACAAGTTACCATTTTATAATCTATAGAATGTTGGTCTTACCTATTCTTTATTCAAAAGTTATGTTCCTAATGACACATCAAACTTAATTTTCCTCATATAAAAAATCTAACTAAAATGTGGCGTATTAGTCTTCTATCTCTACATGATgtcattattttttctttaccaTTAAGACCAACTAATCACTTGATGCAATTATAAATAAACTTGGGAGCAAACTGACTCACATTCGAAGCACTTCAAATGTTAGTCAATTTTATTGCTCCCAACTACAGTGCACACAAAACATTgcagtccaatctgaacatggAGCATAAAACTGCGTCTACAGATAAAGACAGATCTCAGCTGGGTTTGTGTATTTATTCCTTAGTTTATGACCTGTGCAAACCACCAAGTTGCAAACTTCAGATTGAACTGCTTGCACACCTAATTATAGAGTTGAATTTTGTCCTGACTTTTTATGTTTCCTTATAGGGACAATCCATGCCAGCACCCCATCGTAATATTAAAAGGAATACCGTTCTCGGAGATAAATCTTCTTGTGGAATTCATGTACAAGGGTTCGGTGGATGTCCAGGAATTAGATCTGCAATCTTTAATGCATACAGCGTCAGAGCTTGAGATCAGAGGCCTGGCGTATGAGGCAAGGGATAACGCAGCCCAGCTGTTGAATGTGAACTTGGAGTACCCTGCGTACGGTCAGAATGCGACCGCTGCTGCTGTTGCGGCTGCGACGGCTTCAGCTACTACAGTGTCATCACCACAGACATACCCACCTGCTCGGACTGATGTTGAAAGGTTGAAACAGGTAAGTGTGTCCTTATATtcatcactagcttatgcttgcgtcTTCGTCcaggtggactacacaaatttcaaacccctatttcacccccttaggggatgaattttcaaaaatcctttcttagcgaatgcctatgtgataatagctatctgcatgccaaatttcagcccgatctgtccagtagtttgagctgtgcgttgatagatcagtcagtcggtcagtcagtcaccttttcctttaatatatttagattagacatAGCTAAATGTTGAATCATTCTTCAGTTCATCAAGTAATTTAGGTAATAAACATGATTCTAAATAGATGAAGTCATGGTTGGAAAAGTGCATAGTAGTAATATAATGCAACATTAATTCAATTTACGAAAGTAAGGCCAAGTGTTTATTTAGTTGGCAGTATATTGccatataatttaataatataaaattgaattAATCCAAACTACTTAGGGCcaagagatttttattatttaacaacTACTAAATGCAATcatttattcattaatttattttatttttaaatgaaataaattattcttctttatattattaaaatattatgtcctaCCTCAAGAGCCAACTCCGTTCTATCTACCTATAGTACGAAATTATCAAACGGCAgagttaatcatcatcatgatcaacccatcgccggctcactacagagcacgagtctcctctcagagtgtgaagggttttggccatagtctaccacgctggccaagtgtggattggcagacttcacacacctttgaaaacattatggagaactctcaggcatgcaggtttcctcaggatgttttccttcaccgttaaagcaagtgatattctaATTACTTAACAACGCacatctgaaaagttagaggtgcgtgccagggatccaacccccgacctccgattggaaggcggacgtcctaaccactacgctatcacagcttgcaaATACCCATTATACTTACTGTCAAAGTCAATATGATGTAAAGCTAAGAATTTTCCTGAGATTAAATTACAATACTGATTTTGGCAAGCTACCAGTTTTCGCCATTTAATCTCTGAAATCCTTAACAGATTAACCAATACTGAcctgtattaaataaataaatatattgatTTTAATCTAGTCTAAGCGCACTTTATATAAGGCAGAAGATATATAAGGAAGGAAAGTACCTAATTTACACACATCTTAGTTTATTTACGTAATCTTTTAGGCAAATGGGCTTTGCTTACAAGAACAATGACTGATTCtgttctaaatatattgctatctctcTCATAATGcaccctgcggaaaaggatagcattagatttaggtcTGTCCGGTTGATTTATCAAagcatataaatatttacactaTAATTCCAGAAACACAgaggtaataaataatttcgaATATCAATGCAACCTGAAGCCCTATAGTACATAATCTTTTTAATATGCACCTGAGTAAACAGGCATTTAAAAGAAGTTGGTTGTCTTTGTCAGAAACCATTTGGTATTCTAATGAGAGTAAGAGACATCaagttagtttttagggtttcgtacctcaaaagggaaacggaagccttataggatcactgttgtctgtctgtctgtatatctgtctgtctgtctgtcggtctgtcaagaaatctacagagtacttaattttttttttcttgtgatgtgaccacaaattcacggttttcagatttttccccttatgtctgctataagatctacctacccgcccaatttcatgattctaggtcaactggaagcacgctgtaggtttcttgacagacacgacagacacaacgaagtgatcctataagggttccttttttccttttgaggtacggaaccctaaaaaggaatacATATATGTACCTAGTTGCATAAAAAACAGGATGTGAATAACataagtttagtttagtaaCGATTCATCTGTTTTTAAACATTTACGAAGACTATGGTTATTCAttaactttacaataattactgtacataatataattagttCATTAAAAGTTAATGACATGAAATTGCAGATGTAACAAGTTATTATTGTAGTAACgcgaacaaaaaaatataattacattttataaaatacatcaTTCTGCTTCGGTGGCGTCCATACTCTATAAACACTAGTCATggtagaaaaaaataattatttttgttactataaagaataaataaattgttgttgagaaatatttactttataaCCGTCTAATTCTAAAAAGGATTCTCAATTCGATTCTATTTTATAATCAGTTTTATAGGCATGAGACAGGTATTTCATTGCTGAAAAGGCTGGAACATTCTGATTTTCAGACATGTTTAGTTTCTCTATTAACTCTGACTCAGCCCACTAAGGTTTATTTTTGAGCAATAACTAAAGTATACTTACTATATACCTATAAGTTTACTCATGGCCGTAGACTATGCAAATAGTGTCATGGttgataaaatgtaaaataaaacatttttcgtATTATAGTTTTGTTACGACAGTGGgtaggaaattatttttataattctcCCTTAAATTTAGTTGAAAAATAAccttttacataaataataacatattttaaGTAATGCCTATAAACGTACCTAAAGTTTActcaaaataaaacattttttgtatagtttaTTAAGGCAATGAATAAAGAAATCGTTTGTGTCGTTCTCCCCTAAATTTCGTCGAAAAATAACCTTTTTAATAATTAACAGAATGACTCAGGTAGTCGTTTGCGTTCCAACTTCCAGACAGTTGTTATTTCCagcttaaatatttttattttatcttatttcgTTGTCCAAAATGAATCGTTAGTTTTGACGTCACGATTATTGAGTTGGAGAGAATATTCATTTGAATAATG of the Maniola hyperantus chromosome 19, iAphHyp1.2, whole genome shotgun sequence genome contains:
- the Faa gene encoding fumarylacetoacetase, producing the protein MKSFIEYSANTDFPMENLPYGVFTSPKNAQKHIGVAIGDWILDLNVISHLFTGPLLKDKQHVFKDDKLNSFMGLTKAHWIEARHTLQKLLDASNTKLKNDNDLRQKAFIKQNEATMHVPAHIGDYSDFYSSIHHATNVGIMFRSKEDALMPNWKYIPVGYHGRSSSIIISGTPITRPLGQTLPVEGAEPHFGPCRLMDFELEMACFVGGPPTALGERVTAKQAEERIFGFVLMNDWSARDIQKWEYIPLGPFTAKNLGTSISPWVVTVEALRPYLVDNYPQDPVPLPYLRHDDKFNFDIKLEVDLKSEKSPVITTISRSNYRFLYWTAKQQLAQQTITGCNLRPGDLLGSGTISGDSSDSYGSMLELSWKGTKPLRLQNGEERKFLQDGDTVILRGYCVNELGIRLGFGKCEGKLLPALPYKE